The DNA window TTAAAGTATACTTAAAATGTCTTTTAAGATAGAATATAAAAATCAATAATAGAAAATAAAAGGCGCAGGTGATCTCTATGCAGGAATCGGGAGAAAACTATCTTGAGACAATATTGATACTACAAAATAAAAACGGCTCCGTACGCTCAATAGATGTGGCGCGCAAGCTATCCGTCAGCAAACCGAGCGTAAGCCGTGCGATGGGGATATTAAGGGACGATGGTTTTATAACGATGGAGGCCAACGGCGAGCTGGTCCTCACGGAACAGGGCCGCGCACGGGCCGGCGCGATCTATGAACGGCACCGTTTCATCACGAGGTTCCTTGCCGACGTAGTCGGGGTCTCTCCGGAGACCGCCGAGACCGACGCCTGCCGCATAGAACACATAATAAGCGAAGAGACGTTTGATAAGATCAAAGAATACCTTACAGAAAAATAATAGATCATATGAAAATCCCGCCTTGCTTTCGTCCGGGCGGGATGTTGCATTACTCCACCGCGTCCTCGTTCTTCAATAGCTCCAGACAGCCGTACAGCAAAGAGACCACCGCATCCCTGTCGTGTCCCCTCAGCGGTGGCTCCTGTCTGCGAAGCTTATCCTTTACATGGACCAACAAAAGCTCGATTGATACGGAGTTTCTGCCGTCGTCAATGATTTTCCTCAGTTCGCAGGCCAAGTCGTTTTCCTGTTCAGAAGGGGCTACGCTACTGCCACCATATATTTCCGAGAAAGAGAGATTCTTATTTTCGCCGATAAGAAAGGAGACGGAGGTATTCAGCTTTTCTGCGAATGAGCACAATAAATCAAAGGAGGGGGTTCTCTTGCCTTTTTCTATTTCACATAAATAGGCCTGAGTTATATCAAGCCGTCTGGCCATATCCCCCTGCGACATCTCTCCCCGCAGAGATTTCAGCCGTTTACCGATGACGTTGCCGCATTTGCCCTCTCTGTAATTCTTCTTCATGCTAAAAATATAACGTTAAGTATAAGCAGTAACAAACAACCTCCTGTTAATTTTTAAGCTGCCTGTAGAATTTTAACACCAATATAGAAATGTCTTCCTCCGATAAAGTGCCGTTTTATAGGTTCTTGAAATTAACGCAGGCGATATGAAAAACCATAAAATCTCTCAAAAACAAGAAGAAACAACCGATAAATGATATAACATATGGTATAAAAACTGCCGGATACCGCGATGA is part of the Cloacibacillus sp. genome and encodes:
- a CDS encoding metal-dependent transcriptional regulator — translated: MSMQESGENYLETILILQNKNGSVRSIDVARKLSVSKPSVSRAMGILRDDGFITMEANGELVLTEQGRARAGAIYERHRFITRFLADVVGVSPETAETDACRIEHIISEETFDKIKEYLTEK
- a CDS encoding helix-turn-helix transcriptional regulator, whose translation is MKKNYREGKCGNVIGKRLKSLRGEMSQGDMARRLDITQAYLCEIEKGKRTPSFDLLCSFAEKLNTSVSFLIGENKNLSFSEIYGGSSVAPSEQENDLACELRKIIDDGRNSVSIELLLVHVKDKLRRQEPPLRGHDRDAVVSLLYGCLELLKNEDAVE